In the Deltaproteobacteria bacterium genome, ACGAATGGCAGCGCGTGCTCACGGTCAACCTGACCGGCGCGTTCAACACCGTGAAGGCGGCGCTGGCCCATCTGCTCGCCCGTCCGGGCGGCGCCGTGGTGAACGTCGCCTCGAGCGCCGGGATGCGCGGCCAGGCGTACGCGGCGCACTACGCCGCCTCCAAGGCCGGCCTCGTCAACTTCACGCGCTCGATCGCGCTCGAGTTCGCGAGCCGCGGGCTCCGCATCAACTGCCTCGCCCCCGCCGGCATCCGCTCGCCGCTCATCCGGCACTTCATGCCGCGCGAGGACTTCGAGAAGTCGCTGGTCGCCTACTACTCGCCGCCCGTGCCGCACCAGCTCGCCGACCCCGAGGACATGGCGAAGGCGATCGCCTACCTCGCCTCCGACGACGCGAAGATGGTCATCGGCGCCGTGCTGGTCGCCGACTGGGGCACGCTCGCGTAGTGCCAGAGACGATCCTCGACGTCCTCGCCCGCGACGTCGCCACGCGCGGCGGGCATCCCTTCATCGTGCACGAGGATCGCCGCCTGACGTACGCGGAGCTCGACCGGCTCGCCAGCGGGGCGGCGCAGACGCTGGCCGCGCTCGGCGTCGCGCGCGGGGAGCGGGTGACGCTCGCCCTCGGCAACTCGGTCGAATACCTCGTCACGGCCTTCGGGATCCTCAAGGCCGGCGCGGTCCTCAACCCGCTGAACCCGGCGCTCGGCGCCGCCGAGCTGGACTACATCGTCGACCATGCGGAGCCACGCGTGGTCGTGACCGACGCGGCACACGTCGCAGCATTCCGCCGGCATGCCTGCGCGGTGGTGACGCCCGAGGCGCTGTCGGCGGCGGGAGAGGGCGCGCCAGAGGTCACCGTCGGACCGGACGACCCGGCGCTCCTCCTCTACACCTCCGGCACGACCGGCAATCCCAAGGGCGTGCTCTTCACCCACGGGAGCTCCGGCCAGGGCGGCCGCCACTTCCTCCGGACGCTCGACATCGCGGC is a window encoding:
- a CDS encoding SDR family oxidoreductase, which produces MRFAGRVLFITGAGSGLGRATARLFAAEGAKVFGVDVNGAGVAATVETIRRAGGVADSAVCDVGSMAAVRAAVEAAVAAFGGIDILVNAAGIGRSARLEEIDEDEWQRVLTVNLTGAFNTVKAALAHLLARPGGAVVNVASSAGMRGQAYAAHYAASKAGLVNFTRSIALEFASRGLRINCLAPAGIRSPLIRHFMPREDFEKSLVAYYSPPVPHQLADPEDMAKAIAYLASDDAKMVIGAVLVADWGTLA
- a CDS encoding ATP-dependent acyl-CoA ligase gives rise to the protein MAARAHGQPDRRVQHREGGAGPSARPSGRRRGERRLERRDARPGVRGALRRLQGRPRQLHALDRARVREPRAPHQLPRPRRHPLAAHPALHAARGLREVAGRLLLAARAAPARRPRGHGEGDRLPRLRRREDGHRRRAGRRLGHARVVPETILDVLARDVATRGGHPFIVHEDRRLTYAELDRLASGAAQTLAALGVARGERVTLALGNSVEYLVTAFGILKAGAVLNPLNPALGAAELDYIVDHAEPRVVVTDAAHVAAFRRHACAVVTPEALSAAGEGAPEVTVGPDDPALLLYTSGTTGNPKGVLFTHGSSGQGGRHFLRTLDIAADDTILAVTPLFHGNAWGAVQTALHAGGTVAFPAAFHASEFWPLVHATGATVLYTLGTILAMLLARPPSEAERTSPLRVVLGLGSAPIRERVIERFGVAHVAECYGSTDAGVVTITPVGVPPRAGSCGPPVPGVEIRILDDGGHDLPPRAAGEIAVRSPSRMTAYFRDPGETALALREGWFLTGDLGWLDEDGWLYFVDRKKDVIRRGGENVSSVLVEKVLREHPRVAEVAVVGVPDPVLGQEIKAFVVASGPVGEDELREFAAARLARFQVPRLWEFRASLPKTATQRVEKYKLRRATGPPLG